CAAGAAATGGCATCGCAAGTTCCAGGCGGCCGCGGTGCACCCGTACACGTTCCTGCAAGCGCCGCCGCCGGAAGCGGACGATCCGTCGATGCCGGGCTTCTTGTCGGTCACGCACCAGATGCGGGACTTCCGCGATCGTCTGACCGAGTCGAACGCGGCGCGCTTGCCGCTCTGGGTGACCGAGCTCGGATGGCATACGGCACCCGAAAGCGGCGTGGCGGGATTCCCACCCGGCGTCAGCGAGCTCGACCAGGCGCGCTACCTCGTACGGTCGGTCATTCTCGCGCTCTCGCAGCGCGCCGAGCGCGTGTGCTGGTACACGCTCCTCGACTACCCGAACTTCGCGACCGACAAGGAGGCGGCGTTCGGACTCTTCCGCTATCAGCCCGATCCGACGGCGGCGCCGCTCGATCCCAAGCCGTCGTACGCCGCCGCGCGAACGCTCGCTCACGTCCTGGGCCCGAGCCGCTTCGTGCGCGACATGCGGGTGGAGCTCGGGCTGCCGCAGGAGAGCTACGCGTTCGCGTTCCGGAACAAGAAGGGGCGCCAGACGGTCGTGGTCTTCTGGGCAACCGCGGATGGGGTCGCGATCAGCCCGCTGGTCTCGCCGGTCTATCGTGACGTGCGCCGGGTCGAGATGGACGGCACGGAATCCGATCTCGGCGATCCGGATCAGCTCGACCTGACCCTCGGCCCGACGCCCTTCTACGTGGTCTTCGAGGACCGGTGAGCCTCGATGCGGATGCGAGCCCTCGTGCGCGTGCAGGCGCTCTCGGGGCTCGCGTTCTTCCTGGGTTGCACCTCGTCGCCGGCGCGAGCATCGCGACGCGCGTACTCTTCCATGCGCGGCCCGGGCTACGGATCGGCGGCGCTCGCGGCAATCGTCGTCGGGGCCGGCGTGATCGGAATCATCACGGGCGCGCCGAACGCCGTACGCACGCGTTTCTCCGAGTTTCGCGAGCTTTACCAGCGCTTCCTGCCGCTCTTGCCGCCCCGATTTTAAAACGAGGATGAAGCTGCCCGTACCTTGGTCGCAGTGGAACTGCACGGCAGCCATGAAAATGTCACCGTCCGCTCGCAAATTCCCGGTCAAAGACGTAGACTTCGCGAGCGCTTCATGTAGATAGGATCACTCTGGAGTCACGTTCGGCAGCAATGGAGGGGTGGTGGTGGTGGTTCGCTCCGTCCTGGCCGTCCTAGGGACGCTGCTGG
This is a stretch of genomic DNA from Candidatus Eisenbacteria bacterium. It encodes these proteins:
- a CDS encoding cellulase family glycosylhydrolase codes for the protein MRVIALVALVASLAHAQSAPPVRRPVRVSDALCVSQSDGPFLALAPAARDLYLAALADAGWKLMRTDFTWSRIQPAPPPAALDFSRYDDLVDRAAAHGVRLLGILDYGVDWAASAAPAGDDRYPPDDPGAFAAFAGETATRYRRRVEGWEVWNEPNNGLSGFWKPAPDPAAYARLAGPAARALRRADPRATVVTGGLAPTLDLILYGRDYGFFSAATSADKKWHRKFQAAAVHPYTFLQAPPPEADDPSMPGFLSVTHQMRDFRDRLTESNAARLPLWVTELGWHTAPESGVAGFPPGVSELDQARYLVRSVILALSQRAERVCWYTLLDYPNFATDKEAAFGLFRYQPDPTAAPLDPKPSYAAARTLAHVLGPSRFVRDMRVELGLPQESYAFAFRNKKGRQTVVVFWATADGVAISPLVSPVYRDVRRVEMDGTESDLGDPDQLDLTLGPTPFYVVFEDR